In the Podospora bellae-mahoneyi strain CBS 112042 chromosome 4, whole genome shotgun sequence genome, one interval contains:
- a CDS encoding hypothetical protein (EggNog:ENOG503NZ3B; COG:S): protein MTDVPNRGPALLAVNTTGAVLAGITCLLRCFVRTRVVKGFGLDDWLMAASTGAYIAFCCFSNVGVAHGTGKHKSDVDPENYKIAMNRWYYCYLLYAWSMILVKLSIGYFLLRVTITRLHKWIIYAAGAITCVSCLTFFFLAMFQCYPISFFWNKAQDGRCINMNILTALGILYSIFSVITDLTYALLPAWVVAQLNMEKKSKVAVIGLMGMGCVASAAVIVRGPYLRHMGSEDFLWDTAPIAIWSSVEAALAITAGCLACLQPLVKMIGVRLGLAAFTTASKSGGRGSNLKMTGDISVRRSFTRRTDLFSSANYREQQAAGELKLQPGLSGYTAKCYGNTSEEELRPVTKDTDATLRGDRDNESKESMNGVEKARERESV, encoded by the exons ATGACCGATGTACCAAATCGTGGCCCGGCACTGCTGGCCGTTAACACGACGGGTGCTGTCCTCGCCGGCATCACTTGCCTGCTACGATGCTTTGTTCGAACCAGAGTTGTGAAAGGGTTTGGGCTGGATGActggttgatggcggcttCAACG GGTGCATACATCGCTTTCTGCTGCTTTTCCAACGTGGGGGTCGCTCATGGCACAGGGAAACACAAGTCGGATGTCGACCCAGAGAATTACAAGATTGCAATGAACCG ATGGTACTACTGCTACCTCCTCTACGCCTGGTCCATGATTCTCGTCAAGCTCTCCATCGGCTACTTTTTGCTCCGAGTCACCATCACTCGCCTTCACAAATGGATCATTTACGCCGCGGGCGCCATCACGTGCGTCAGCTGCCTAACgtttttcttcctcgccatgtTCCAGTGCTACCCGATTAGTTTTTTTTGGAACAAGGCCCAGGACGGCAGATGCATCAACATGAACATCCTGACGGCGTTGGGTATCCTCTATTCGATCTTCTCCGTCATCACCGATCTGACGTACGCCCTGCTGCCCGCGTGGGTGGTGGCTCAGCTCAACATGGAAAAAAAGTCGAAAGTGGCGGTAATTGGtctgatggggatgggatgcGTGGCCAGCGCGGCGGTTATTGTTCGTGGGCCGTATCTTCGACACATGGGGAGTGAGGATTTCTTGTGGGATACGGCGCCGATTGCGATTTGGTCGTCTGTCGAAGCTGCGCTTGCTATCACGGCTGGGTGCCTTGCTTGTTTGCAGCCTCTCGTCAAGATGATTGGTGTGAGGCTTGGTCTCGCGGCTTTCACGACGGCCTCCAAATctggggggcgggggagcaACCTCAAGATGACGGGCGATATCTCGGTGAGGCGATCTTTTACCCGACGAACCGATTTGTTTTCGAGCGCCAACTATCGTGAGCAGCAGGCGGCTGGGGAGCTGAAGCTTCAGCCGGGGTTGTCGGGGTACACGGCCAAGTGCTACGGCAACAcgagcgaggaggagttgaggcCGGTGACAAAGGATACGGATGCAACGCTGAGGGGGGATAGGGACAATGAGAGCAAGGAGAGCATGAATGGGgttgagaaggcgagggagagggagtcagtatga
- a CDS encoding hypothetical protein (EggNog:ENOG503PGK1), producing MATTPNLHQTLHLTLKTFLHGPIEGTIQKNPSLLSSVLSPDCLRYIAPASFLASIGAPPDFSFDVATWEAQYASESRFIGTKSVDITHLVVDAETMTGAARTVYVDNLHLANGENEEVKLDVSWFVKFNENGEKITEVTEILDGLVFVEVHRRIWELKEEGKGKAGA from the coding sequence atggcaacaacccccaacctccaccaaaccctccacctcaccctcaaaaCCTTCCTCCACGGCCCCATCGAAGGAACAATCCAGaaaaacccctccctcctctcttccGTGCTCTCCCCCGACTGCCTCCGCTACATCGCCCCCGCATCTTTCCTCGCCAGCATAGGCGCACCGCCAGACTTTTCCTTTGACGTGGCGACATGGGAGGCTCAATACGCGAGTGAATCCCGGTTCATCGGGACCAAATCGGTAGATATCACGCATTTGGTTGTCGACGCAGAGACAATGACTGGGGCCGCGAGGACGGTGTACGTTGACAATTTGCACCTGGCGAATGGGGAGAACGAGGAGGTAAAGCTGGATGTCTCATGGTTTGTGAAATTTAATGAAAACGGGGAGAAGATTACGGAGGTGACGGAGAttttggatgggttggtttttGTGGAGGTGCATAGGAGGATttgggagttgaaggaggagggcaagggtAAGGCTGGTGCCTAG
- a CDS encoding hypothetical protein (COG:S; EggNog:ENOG503PFBH), giving the protein MKQGLAFVSAFGLLQLASAACCRTNKCFKAVADPLVDGLQDCSLALEIVTVTPQVTTVTETVTEVPTEYVSVVETDATTATVYSNVETQTLLNTISITVTWTTTQRSLVYVTHVYNTVTVLVTSTTTVLPSAATQIVARAADTDLAPTSGTLAPSMPSYASAHCPSWEKYISVCKCAGATQETITVSPSAATVTVTFTDSVAATTIPIPVTLSTTTTVIDEVTATEYNTQAETASVTATAVTTVTGNILVIGSTTTVTSTITSTVVAPAERCSNVANFNAVATDSANSQRYLFSRLNNGMAGLYGSMDWASAPVEPVIDAYKMYNWVLDEEGYLATLYLVGQSTYKVSAWVSPGSAASVRLQAKTGAEYSPANYIRVKGCVSTATGELTLDVGGRKNILLCGSNQVFLSSGDGSDTGLSCTRMYPKAITV; this is encoded by the coding sequence ATGAAGCAGGGACTTGCGTTCGTTTCGGCCTTTGGGTTACTTCAACTGGCATCTGCCGCCTGCTGCCGCACAAACAAATGCTTCAAGGCCGTTGCTGATCCCCTGGTTGATGGCCTACAGGATTGCTCATTGGCTCTCGAGATAGTAACAGTCACGCCCCAAGTCACCACTGTTACCGAGACTGTGACGGAAGTTCCGACCGAGTATGTCAGCGTGGTCGAGACAGATGCCACGACGGCAACAGTTTATTCGAATGTCGAGACCCAAACATtgctcaacaccatcagcaTCACGGTGACTTGGACGACGACTCAGCGCTCCCTGGTCTACGTTACCCACGTATATAACACCGTTACAGTCTTGGTAACATCCACCACGACAGTCCTGCCGAGTGCTGCGACTCAAATCGTGGCGCGCGCCGCCGATACCGACCTGGCACCCACGAGTGGCACCCTGGCGCCATCCATGCCAAGCTATGCCTCAGCACATTGTCCATCATGGGAGAAGTATATTTCGGTCTGCAAGTGCGCAGGAGCCACCCAGGAGACTATTACCGTTTCACCCTCGGCCGCGACAGTGACCGTCACCTTCACCGACAGCGTGGCTGCCACAACGATCCCGATTCCTGTTActctttccaccaccaccacggtcATCGACGAAGTAACTGCCACAGAATACAACACCCAGGCTGAAACGGCCTCGGTCACTGCCACCGCCGTGACTACGGTAACAGGGAACATCTTGGTCATAGGTTCAACAACCACCGTTacatcaaccatcacctccaccgtGGTCGCCCCAGCAGAAAGATGCAGTAATGTCGCCAACTTCAACGCCGTCGCGACTGATTCCGCCAACAGCCAGCGCTACCTCTTTTCCCGGCTGAACAACGGCATGGCCGGCTTGTACGGCAGTATGGATTGGGCATCAGCGCCAGTCGAACCTGTCATCGACGCCTACAAGATGTACAATTGGGttttggacgaggaggggtACCTGGCCACTCTTTACCTTGTTGGGCAGTCTACCTACAAGGTCAGTGCTTGGGTGAGCCCAGGGAGCGCTGCGTCTGTTCGGCTTCAGGCGAAGACGGGTGCCGAGTATAGTCCTGCCAATTATATCAGGGTGAAGGGGTGTGTTAGCACGGCGACTGGCGAGCTCACGCTTGATGTGGGCGGCAGGAAGAATATTTTGTTGTGTGGCAGCAATCAGGTGTTCCTGTCGAGTGGGGATGGGTCCGACACTGGGTTGAGCTGCACGAGGATGTATCCCAAGGCTATTACTGTGTAG
- a CDS encoding hypothetical protein (EggNog:ENOG503NZS3; COG:G): MKFTLSTAILTGLATLASAQSPQMPGLAPNCNRYHYVQSGDTCAVIAAANGISVAQFLSWNSEVNAGCTNLWLNYFVCTGVSSSGGTTTATVTSTADNGGTITNTVTSTKENGGTTTATVTSTAGNGGTITTSGGPTSTPTNTSPQMPGLPSTCWLFHTVETGDTCEIIAASYGVTLAQFYAWNPEINSTCTNLWLGFAVCVGA, from the coding sequence ATGAAGTTCACTCTCtccaccgccatcctcaccggGCTCGCCACCCTGGCCTCGGCCCAGTCCCCTCAAATGCCCGGCCTCGCCCCCAACTGCAACCGCTACCACTACGTCCAAAGCGGCGACACCTGCgccgtcatcgccgccgccaacggcATCTCGGTCGCCCAGTTCCTCTCCTGGAACTCCGAAGTCAACGCGGGCTGCACCAACCTCTGGCTCAACTACTTTGTCTGCACCGGCGTCTCCTCGAGcggcggcaccaccaccgccaccgtgACCAGCACCGCTGACAACGGCGGCACAATAACCAACACTGTCACGAGCACCAAGGAGAATGGCGGCACAACAACCGCTACTGTTACCAGCACCGCTGGGAACGgcggcaccatcaccacctctggTGGCCCTACCAGCACCCCTaccaacacctcccctcAGATGCCCGGGTTGCCTTCTACCTGCTGGTTGTTCCACACTGTTGAGACCGGGGATACTTGCGAGATTATTGCTGCCAGCTATGGGGTCACGCTTGCGCAGTTTTATGCTTGGAATCCCGAGATCAACTCTACTTGCACCAACTTGTGGTTGGGATTTGCTGTCTGCGTTGGGGCGTAA
- a CDS encoding hypothetical protein (EggNog:ENOG503PHBM), which produces MQLSTLLVAALAGTSSAYTLSVYSADNYQGTQKSYSSAGSRSVGFTVKSWIWESQLGDGCCVNFCKGSTSQGRYCGSARKAVSSAGVNKVVTGCGNAVLNC; this is translated from the exons atgcagctctccaccctcctcgtcgccgccctcgctggcacctcctccgcctaCACCCTCTCCGTCTACAGCGCCGACAACTACCAGGGCACCCAGAAGAGCTACTCTTCCGCCGGCTCCCGCAGCGTCGGCTTCACTGTCAAGTCCTGGATCTGGGAGTCCCAGCTCGgtgatggctgctg CGTGAACTTCTGCAAGGGCTCCACCTCTCAGGGCCGCTACTGCGGCAGCGCCCGCAAGGCCGTCTCCTCTGCTGGTGTCAACAAGGTCGTCACTGGCTGCGGCAACGCTGTTCTCAACTGCTAA
- a CDS encoding hypothetical protein (MEROPS:MER0000359; EggNog:ENOG503NU05; COG:O), translated as MSTSNEPQIVPGQWIVTLRPYATSAIKSTHVSLLHNLTDDTSSPVNVSINSEFDLPEIRGYTASFDEATKAELEALPEVADIEPVQIFKHCAAVTQSNAPWGLARISTRSKLPPAGPYTYKYTNTGEGAIAYVIDTGINDAHVDFEGRASKGPKFVTVAAGVEVSDEDLNGHGTHVAGTIAGKTYGVAKKAQVIGIKVFDDSPEPGAQTGDIINALDYVVKEFKEHGKPSVVNLSLGGGASPAMDKAVASAVRSGVTVVVAAGNEARQATTSSPAREPLAITVGASDVGDKAANFSNYGKMVDIFAPGVQILSTWIGGTEATNTISGTSMASPHVAGAVAQIIGAEPTEPLFVVPKLLQWAEKNDLSGLKERTINALLQISDA; from the exons ATGTCAACCTCCAACGAACCCCAAATCGTCCCCGGCCAATGGATCGTCACCCTTCGCCCCTACGCCACCTCGGCCATCAAATCCACCCacgtctccctcctccacaatctcaCTGAcgacacctcctcccccgtcaacGTCTCCATCAACTCCGAGTTCGACCTCCCCGAAATCAGGGGGTACACCGCCTCCTTCGACGAAGCTACCAAAGCCGAGCTCGAAGCCCTCCCCGAAGTAGCCGACATCGAACCCGTCCAAATCTTCAAGCACTGCGCCGCCGTCACCCAATCCAACGCCCCCTGGGGCCTCGCCCGCATCTCCACCCGCTCTAAGCTTCCCCCCGCCGGTCCCTACACCTACAAGTACACCAACACCGGCGAAGGCGCCATCGCCTACGTCATCGACACCGGCATCAACGACGCCCACGTCGACTTTGAGGGGCGCGCTTCAAAGGGCCCAAAGTTTGtcactgttgctgctggggtggAGGTTAGCGATGAGGATTTGAACGGGCATGGCACGCACGTTGCGGGGACGATTGCGGGGAAGACGTATGGGGTTGCTAAGAAGGCACAGGTGATTGGGATCaaggtgtttgatgactCGCCTGAGCCGGGGGCGCAGACGGGTGATATTATTAATGCGTTGGATTATGTGGTCAAAGAGTTCAAGGAGCATGGGAAGCCGAGTGTGGTGAACTTGAGTCTGGGTGGCGGTGCGTCCCCTGCGATGGACAAGGCGGTTGCGAGCGCGGTCAGGAGCGGTGTCACTGTGGTTGTGGCGGCTGGTAACGAGGCA AGAcaggccaccaccagctctcCGGCTAGAGAGCCTCTCGCTATCACTGTTGGTGCGAGCGATGTTGGTGACAAG GCCGCCAACTTCTCCAATTACGGCAAGATGGTCGACATCTTTGCCCCCGGAGTCCAAATCCTATCCACCTGGATCGGGGGCACCGAAGCTACCAACACCATCAGCGGCACCTCAATGG CATCCCCTCATGTGGCTGGCGCAGTTGCCCAGATAATCGGCGCCGAGCCCACGGAACCTCTTTTTGTGGTtcccaagctcctccagtGGGCCGAGAAGAATGACCTCAGCGGTCTCAAGGAGCGGACAATCAATGCCCTTTTGCAGATTTCTGACGCTTGA
- a CDS encoding hypothetical protein (CAZy:PL3; COG:G; EggNog:ENOG503NY7H) — protein sequence MFSNAGQIALTLLAAAPTALACLGYTGGLPKATGNVALTAPIYVKAGQVYDGGWRKFDRNPSSCNGQSEGGEKDTAFVVERGGTLRNVIIGKTVGEGVYCKGGGCNLEFIWFEDVCEDAISIKDDRPGDVTNIIGGGAYHASDKVIQHNGCGRVNIINFYAENYGKVYRSCGTCQKCAREVYVEGVTARKGGEVVGITKANGDKATLVNVCTDAKTPCQNYSGPGAKDGAC from the exons ATGTTCTCCAACGCCGGACAGATCGCTCTCACCCTTCTCGCCGCTGCCCCTACGGCATTGGCCTGCCTGGGCTACACCGGCGGCCTTCCCAAGGCCACTGGGAATGTGGCTCTGACTGCGCCCATCTACGTCAAGGCTGGTCAGGTCTACGACGGTGGCTGGCGCAAGTTTGACAGAAACCCCAGCAGCTGTAATGGCCAGAgtgaaggtggtgagaaggACACCGCTTTCGTTGTTGAGCGTGGTGGTACTCTCCGCAACGTCATCATCGGTAAGACCGTCGGTGAGGGTGTCTACTGCAAGGGTGGCGGCTGCAACCTCGAGTTCATCTGGTTCGAGGACGTCTGCGAGGATGCCATCTCCATC AAGGACGACCGTCCGGGAGATGTCACCAACAttattggtggtggtgcctaCCACGCCTCTGACAAGGTGATCCAGCACAACGGCTGCGGCCGTGTCAAC ATCATCAACTTCTATGCCGAGAACTACGGCAAGGTCTATCGCTCGTGCGGAACA TGCCAGAAGTGCGCCCGCGAAGTCTACGTCGAGGGTGTCACCGCCCGCAAGGGTGGCGAGGTTGTCGGCATCACTAAGGCCAACGGTGACAAGGCCACCTTGGTGAATGTCTGCACTGATGCCAAGACCCCGTGTCAGAACTACAGCGGTCCTGGTGCCAAGGACGGCGCTTGCTAG
- a CDS encoding hypothetical protein (EggNog:ENOG503P39M; COG:S) produces MVQLDNFSTEQKQQYILATVVIGLILSTGSHVARIYARLKIIKELRREDWCMTGGLILSYGTVACLLYGLPNQGVPIPVLGKERFKEFLLMIWIIQKLQPPTLFLIKLSFIIFHMTIFQGATFRRISWIVAILTGCWAVANVLGTTLQCKPPSFFWDKDQTGSCLQDPVHRMGVPNAIISSLGDVIIFVMPIPPLMKLRVPRRTKIGLVGVFSLGIFVLVASFFRWIALIGSDRDIFNSSQVQTGVWTYLEMSVGITCGNLPFLAPLLGCVGPTRKSHMPALSTREEYYARNLKVDPLASGTSQNTTSTITRGQKPLPMVPGQHRQKREGFTRLYDRGGQGRDGSLRTLPSEFDMEMQAIDAMGLERESGEELVGDRQGERGRGKGDGGFS; encoded by the exons ATGGTCCAACTGGACAACTTCAGCACGGAGCAAAAACAACAGTACATCCTCGCCACCGTGGTCATCGGCCTGATCCTATCAACTGGGTCACATGTAGCGAGAATATACGCGCGGCTAAAGATCATAAAGGAGTTACGAAGGGAAGACTGGTGCATGACGGGTGGTCTAATACTGAGCTATGGAACAGTGGCATGTTTGCTCTACG GTCTACCCAACCAAGGCGTCCCAATCCCTGTCCTCGGGAAAGAACGCTTCAAAGAATTCCTCCTCATGATCTGGATCATCCAGaaactccaacccccaaccctcttcctcatcaaactctctttcatcatcttccacatGACAATCTTCCAAGGCGCCACCTTCCGGCGCATCTCCTGGATCGTCGCCATCCTCACAGGCTGCTGGGCAGTCGCCAACGTTTTGGGCACAACCCTCCAGTGcaaacccccttccttcttctggGACAAGGACCAAACCGGCTCCTGCCTCCAAGACCCAGTCCACAGGATGGGTGTCCCCAACGCAATCATCAGCTCGCTAGGGGACGTCATCATTTTCGTGATGCCCATCCCGCCGTTGATGAAACTTCgggtgccgaggaggacaaAAATCGGCTTAGTGGGGGTCTTTAGTCTCGGTATTTT CGTCCTCGTAGCCAGCTTCTTCCGCTGGATAGCTCTCATCGGCTCCGACAGGGACATCTTCAACTCGTCCCAGGTCCAAACCGGCGTGTGGACCTACCTCGAAATGTCGGTCGGCATCACCTGCGGGAATCTCCCCTTCTTGGCTCCCCTGCTGGGGTGTGTCGGGCCGACGAGGAAGTCGCATATGCCTGCTTTGTCGACGAGGGAAGAATACTATGCTAGGAATCTGAAGGTTGATCCACTTGCTAGTGGGACGTCGCAGAATACCACCAGTACTATCACCAGAGGGCAGAAGCCGCTGCCGATGGTGCCGGGTCAGCACCggcagaagagggaggggttcACGAGGTTGTATGATAGGGGCGGAcaggggagggatgggagcTTGAGGACGCTGCCGAGTGAGTTTGATATGGAGATGCAGGCTATTGATgcgatggggttggagagggagtctggggaggagttggtgggtgataggcagggggagagggggagggggaagggggatggggggttttCTTGA
- a CDS encoding hypothetical protein (EggNog:ENOG503P0FN; COG:S) produces MPVTTVGIAGITGRLARLITQHLLALSPTLTIKGYCRDLSKATSCPTLKNITITQGDPYDPTALRHFVSGCDVVICGFFGDPRLMTEGQKLLIEACEAEGVKRYVAGDWTLDYDKLQYGEHPQKDCQKRVKEFLQEDGRKVKGVHMLIGIFYETLWSDYFGVFRPEEGEGVVMRYWGTGEEVWEGLSYDDAARYSANVALDEEAVGVMTFLGDRKSTKQLAAEFEEVYGVAPRLDCLGTVEELQTKMEITREKEPQNIFAWLADNYQTYIMNGQTYVPTKLDNGRYPDVKPLTFKEFLQNHKVEELNGLYTKAAADL; encoded by the exons ATGCCCGTCACCACAGTCGGAATAGCAGGCATAACCGGCCGCCTCGCCCGCCTAATaacccaacacctcctcgccctctcccccaccctcaccatcaaagGTTACTGCCGCGACCTCTCCAAAGCCACCTCCTGCCCAACCCTcaaaaacatcaccatcacccaagGCGACCCATACGACCCCACCGCCCTACGTCATTTCGTCTCGGGATGTGACGTGGTGATCTGCGGCTTTTTCGGCGACCCCCGCCTCATGACCGAGGGGCAGAAACTCCTCATTGAGGCGTGCGAAGCTGAAGGGGTGAAAAGGTATGTCGCGGGGGATTGGACGCTGGATTATGATAAACTTCAGTATGGGGAGCACCCTCAGAAAGATTGCCAGAAGAGAGTGAAGGAGTTTCTCCAGGAGGACGGGAGGAAGGTCAAGGGGGTGCATATGTTGATTGGAATTTTTTACGAGACGCTTTGGAGTGACTATTTCGGGGTTTTTaggccggaggagggggagggggtggtgatgaggtattgggggactggggaggaggtttgggaggggttgagttATGATGATGCTGCTAGGTATTCTGCCAACGTGGcgctggatgaggaggcggttggGGTTATGACTT TTCTTGGTGACAGGAAGAGTACGAAGCAGCTTgcggccgagtttgaggaggtttATGGAGTAGCTCCGAGGTTGGATTGTTTGGGtacggtggaggagttgcaGACCAAGATGGAGATCACGCGCGAGAAAGAGCCGCAAAATATCTTTGCTTGGTTGGCTGA TAACTACCAGACTTATATCATGAACGGACAGACCTATGTTCCAACCAAACTGGATAATGGGCGCTATCCAGATGTCAAGCCGCTGACATTCAAGGAGTTCCTCCAGAACCACAAGGTGGAAGAGTTGAACGGCTTGTATACTAAGGCGGCTGCAGATCTCTGA
- a CDS encoding hypothetical protein (EggNog:ENOG503P91C; COG:S) — translation MFNLKNIITLLAVGVLSASAAPAADVPVAEAEPALVDRQLSARVFACEHIRSQGACVTFNAPIAQCFNVPAAWNDRISTIINQDRGLFRCVWFEHGSCSGRSYDNQVDDHLGDGDGYFNDRISSMRCG, via the exons ATGTTCAACCTCAAGAACATCATCACTCTGCTCGCCGTCGGAGTTCTCTCCGCCAGCGCTGCTCCCGCTGCTGATGTCCCGGTGGCCGAGGCTGAACCCGCGCTTGTCGATCGCCAGCTCAGTGCCCGGGTGTTTGCCTGCGAGCACATCCGGAGTCAAGGTGCCTGCGTCACGTTCAATGCTCCTATCGCTCAATGCT TCAACGTCCCCGCGGCCTGGAACGACAGGATTAGCACGATCATCAACCAGGACAGAGGCCTCTTCCGCTGCGTGTGGTTCGA ACATGGCAGCTGCAGTGGTCGTTCATACGACAACCAGGTGGACGACCATCTCGGTGACGGCGACGGGTACTTCAATGACCGTATCAGCTCCATGAGGTGCGGTTAG